One Antarctobacter heliothermus DNA segment encodes these proteins:
- a CDS encoding carbohydrate ABC transporter permease: MARAVTSQRKALNTAVAWGFGLLIFFPILWTILTSFKTEAQAISDPPVFLFFDWTLENYAVVQERSDYMRFLWNSVVIAGGSTILGVIIAVPAAWSMAFVPSARTKDILLWMLSTKMLPAVGVLYPIYLLFIKLGWLDTQIGLVIVLMLINLPIIVWMLYTYFKEIPGEILEAARMDGATLKSEILYVLTPMAVPGIASTLLLNVILAWNEAFWTLNLTAAKAAPLTAFIASYSSPEGLFYAKLSAASVMAIAPILIMGWFSQKQLVRGLTFGAVK, from the coding sequence ATGGCACGCGCTGTCACTTCACAACGCAAAGCACTCAATACCGCCGTCGCATGGGGTTTTGGTCTGCTGATCTTCTTCCCGATCCTCTGGACGATCCTGACCAGCTTCAAGACCGAAGCTCAGGCGATCAGCGATCCACCGGTCTTTCTTTTCTTCGACTGGACGCTGGAAAACTACGCGGTTGTTCAGGAACGTTCTGACTACATGCGGTTCTTGTGGAACTCGGTCGTCATCGCGGGCGGGTCGACCATTCTGGGGGTGATCATTGCGGTTCCTGCCGCCTGGTCCATGGCCTTTGTGCCCTCGGCCCGGACCAAGGACATCCTGCTCTGGATGCTCTCGACCAAGATGCTGCCTGCGGTTGGCGTTTTGTACCCGATCTACCTGCTGTTCATCAAACTGGGCTGGCTGGACACACAGATTGGTCTGGTCATCGTCCTGATGCTGATCAACCTGCCGATCATTGTCTGGATGCTCTACACCTACTTCAAGGAAATCCCGGGTGAGATCCTAGAGGCGGCACGGATGGACGGTGCCACACTCAAGTCAGAGATCCTGTATGTGTTGACGCCAATGGCAGTGCCGGGCATCGCCTCGACCCTGTTGCTAAACGTCATCCTTGCCTGGAACGAGGCGTTCTGGACGCTCAACCTGACGGCAGCCAAGGCGGCACCGCTGACGGCCTTTATCGCCAGCTATTCCAGCCCAGAGGGTCTGTTCTACGCAAAACTGTCGGCGGCCTCTGTCATGGCCATCGCGCCAATCCTGATCATGGGCTGGTTCAGCCAAAAGCAACTTGTCCGGGGCTTGACCTTCGGCGCAGTGAAATAA